One genomic window of Cannabis sativa cultivar Pink pepper isolate KNU-18-1 chromosome 2, ASM2916894v1, whole genome shotgun sequence includes the following:
- the LOC133035099 gene encoding uncharacterized protein LOC133035099 gives MRVYKQLENLHDLVYASDVNCVSQLRMDRQTFQRLCHILSTRGNLRKTQNVSIEEMVAMFLYILAHHHKNRVVGFSFKRSGKTISKYFHECLKVMIRCQKEFWRTPEPILATSIDPRWKWFKNCLGALDGTYIRVRVPEADKPRYRTRKGEIATNVLGVCSQDMQFIYVLPGWEGSAHDGRVLRDALARRNGLRVPNGKVNYKKLISV, from the exons ATGAGAGTCTACAAACAGTTAGAAAACTTACATGATTTAGTGTATGCAAGTGATGTCAATTGTGTTTCACAATTAAGAATGGATAGACAAACATTTCAAAGGTTATGTCACATACTCAGTACTAGGGGAAATTTAAGAAAGACACAAAATGTCTCTATCGAAGAGATGGTAGCAATGTTCCTATATATTTTAGCACACCACCATAAGAACCGAGTTGTTGGTTTTAGTTTCAAAAGATCAGGAAAAACCATAAGCAAATACTTTCATGAGTGTTTAAAAGTAATGATTCGCTGCCAAAAAGAATTTTGGAGAACACCTGAGCCAATATTAGCGACCTCAATTGATCCAAGGTGGAAGTGGTTTAAG AATTGTCTGGGAGCATTAGATGGAACATATATAAGAGTGCGTGTACCTGAAGCTGACAAACCAAGGTATAGAACAAGAAAAGGAGAGATTGCAACTAACGTTTTAGGAGTTTGTTCACAAGACATgcaatttatatatgttctacCAGGCTGGGAAGGTTCAGCACACGATGGGCGTGTATTAAGAGATGCTTTAGCTAGGAGAAATGGTTTGAGAGTCCCTAATGGTAAagttaattataaaaaacttaTCAGTGTTTGA